The genome window GCAGACAACGCGCTGGCGGGCTTCATCGGCTTCAGCACCGACGGTCATATCGATCTGCTCTACACGGCGCCGGAATATGCGCGGCGGGGCGTTGCCTCGGCGCTCTATGGCGAGACCGAGCGGCGCCTGTCCGCAAGCGGCGTACGGGTGCTGTGCACCGAGGCGAGTCTGGTTGCCGCGCCCTTCTTTTCCCTCCAGGGCTTTACGGTTGCGGCGCATCAGCGCATCAGCGCGTCAGCGCGTCAGCGCGTCAGCGCGTCATGCGTCGCGGCGTGGCCTTAGCGCGCTACGTGATGCGCAAGCTGCTCTGAGGTTTGCGGCGGGATGCCAGCGCATCGCTTGGCGCCTGGGCTAAGCTGTGTCGGTCAGTTGCGTTGCCGAAGGCGCGGGAGCGGAAGATGGCGACACATCGGGTAGGCATCGTCGTCTTCGAGAACGCCGAGGTTCTGGATTTCTGCGGCCCCTTCGAGGTCTTTTCGGTGACGCGGCTGGACGAGGACCAGCGGCGCACGACGGCCTCGCCCTTCGAGGTGGTGCTGGTGGCCGAGAGCACACGTCCGGTGCGCGCCAACGGCGGCATGACGGTAGTGCCCGATTACGCATTCGCCGATTGCCCCCGGCTGGATATCCTCCTGGTTCCGGGAGGCTGGGGCACGCGCGCCCAGATCGCCAATACCCACACGCGCGCCGCATCGTCGTCGATGCCTGAGGGGCGCGCGTGGCCGGCAGCGGCGGCACTGCTGCTTGCCGTTGCCGGGTGCAGCAGCGACAGCGATGTCGGCAGCGACAGCGAGCCGCCGCCGGCGCGCGAGAACTGGCAGCGTGCGCTGCTGCACACCGATCTGGAACTCGACCTCGCGACGATGACCGGCCGGGCCGTGATATCGGTGGCTGACGGCGAGGCGCCGGGCGCCTCATGGGCGGTCGGGGGGCTCGACATCCATGCGGTGCGCGGCGCAGACGGCCCGCTGACCTATCGGGTGCGCGACGGGCGCCTCGACGTCGGCGTGCCGGATACCGGGGCGCCGGTGGTCGTGACGATCGACTATCGCTTCGCGGCCCAGGAGGCCTTCGAGGGCTGGATGGCGGGTGCTGGTCTCAGCTTCCTCTGGCCAGCGTTCTGCAGCAATCTCTTCCCCTGCAGGCCGGCGCCGGCCGAAGGGCAGACCTACACGCTCGCCATCAATGGCGTCGCCGAAGGCGACACCGCCGTGTACCCGGCGACGATTCCGGCCCCGGCGCCGGCCTATATGCCCGCTGTCGCCGTCGGGCCATTCACCGAACTGGATCTGGGCACGACGCAGGCCGGCACGCGGCTGAAGGCCTGGTACCCGGCGGCAGCCGCGAGCGCAGCGGCGACCGGCACGGCGCATCTGGTGGCGGTGATGGATTTCTACGAGCAGACCTACGGCCCATACCGCTACGGCGATGTGGCGGGTTCGGTAAGCGCGGCCTGGGAAGCGGGTTTCGGTGGCATGGAGCACCATCCCTTCTGGCACGTCGCCGCCGATGCGATGGATGAGCCGGAGGTGCACGCGCACGAAGCCGCGCACGGCTGGTTCGGCAATGGCGTACGCATGGCCTGCTGGGAGGACTTTGTGCTCTCCGAAGGCACGGTCAGCTATATGGCCGCCCGCGCGCTCGGCCGGCAGGGCGTGGATATTTGGCCCGAGTACGATTGCCGCCTGCAGCGTATCTGCCACGATGAGCAGCGCAATACCGTGGCCCGCCCCGATGGCTGCAATGCCATCACCCTTGATGAGCATCCGCTCTGGTCGCAGGTGCCCTACATGAAGGGTGCGCGCTTCTTCCGGGAGGTCGCGGCGCTGGTGGGTGCCGGGCCGCTGGATGCGGCCCTGGCCGATTTCCATCAGCGCCATGTCGGCGACGCGGCGCGCATGGAAGAGCTGATCGCGGAGTTGCAGGCCGCCTTCCCCAGCGAAGCCATGGCCATCGCCGAGCTCGCCGACGGCTGGCTGCGCCAGCGCGCTTGTCCCGCGATTCCGGACAGGGACTGCCCCGCCGGTTGATCCGTCCCTGTGGCGGGTCGGCTGCGCTTCAGCGTGCCGCAGCCGGGAGCCCCATAACCGTGGCGCGGCGGATGAGCGCATCACCGATATGCGCGATGCAAAGCCGCAGCTTGGCTGGCGAGAAGCGCCGGTGCGGATAGACGGCGTGGACGGGAGAGGCCGGCAGCGGGTGCTCGGGTAGGACGACCTCGAGGCGCCCGGCGGCGACATCCTCGTGCACGTCCCAGATCGACTTGAGCACCAGTCCGGCACCCTGCAACGCCCACTGATGTGCGATATCGCCGTCGGAACTCGCCAGCGGCCCCGACACCGGAATGCTCGTGCCATCGGCGAAACGCCAGTGCGACTGCGGCGGGTCGCCCATGCGCACGCAATCGTGGGCGGACAGATCGGCCGGCGAGCGCGGCCATCCTCTGCGTGCCAGGTACTCGGGCGTTGCGCAGATCACGCGCCGGTTGGCGGCCAGCGGGCGCGCGATCAGCGAGGAGTCGGACAGCGCGCCGAATCGCACCGCGAGGTCGAAGCCACCCTCCACCAGCGGCATGACGGCATCGCTGGCGTGCAGCTGCACATGCAGGGCCGGGTGTTCGTTCTGGAACTCTTTCAGCAGCGGTGCCAGCCTACGCGCGAAGGCGACGGTGGAGGTCACACGCAGCGTGCCGGAGACGGTCCTGCTGCCGCTGGCGGCTTCGTCTTCGGCATCGGTCAACTCCGCCAGGATGCGAGCGCAGCGTACGTGGAAGGCGGCACCCGCATCGGTGGGCGTCAGGCTACGCGTGGTGCGCTGGATCAGGCGCGTGCCCAGGCGCCGTTCCAGCCGGGCGAGTCTGCGACTGACCACCGCGGCCGATACGCCGAGTCGGCGTGCGGCCCCGGCGATGCTGCCCGTATCGAGGATTGCCGCAAAGCTGCGCAACTCGCTGAGATGGTCGCTCACGGTCAGTTGTGGCCGATGGATGCGGGCCAATTATTGCGGAATTTGCAAGAGATCAACGTCTGCATCGGATATTCATGCCACTACGGTCGCCTTCTAGACTGCGCCCAGTTCAAACTGGAGACGCTTCATGCGCATCGATCTCAGCGGTTGCACGGCCCTCGTCACCGGATCCACCGGCGGTATCGGCTTCGCTGTCGCGACCGGCCTTGCGTGCGCAGGGGCGACTGTCGTCATCAACGGGCGGCAGCAGGCGCGCGTTGCGGCTGCGGTCGAGCGACTGCGGTCCGCGGTGCCGGATGCGAGCGTGCGCGGTGTCGCTGCAGACGTCGGCACCGCGCAGGGTTGTGACGCACTGCTCGCCGCCGAGCCTTCCGTGGACATCCTGATCAACAATGCCGGTGTCTTCGGCCCGCAGGACTTCTTCGAGACGCCGGACAGCGAGTGGCAGCGCTTCCTCGAAGTCAATGTGCTCTCCGGCGTGCGCCTGTCTCGCGCCTACGCGCCGGGCATGGTTGAGCGCGGTTGGGGCCGCGTGATCTTCATTTCCTCGGAGTCGGCGCTCAACATCCCGGCGGACATGATCCACTACGGCGTCACCAAGACCGCCAATCTCGCAGTGTCGCGCGGTCTGGCCAAGCGGTTGGCCGGCACGGGCGTGACCGTCAACGCCGTGCTGCCAGGCCCCACCCTTTCCGAGGGCGTGCAGGCGATGCTGGAGGGGCAGGTCGACGGGCGTTCGATCGAGGCCGTCGCCACCGACTTCGTCCGCAGCGAGCGCCCGAGCTCGATTATCGGGCGCGCCGCCAGTGTCGAGGAGGTTGCCAACATGGTGGTCTACGTTGCCTCGCCGCAGGCATCGGCCAGTACCGGAGCGGCACTGCGCGTGGACGGTGGTGTTGTCGATACGATCGCCTGAGTGGCGGGTGCGGCTACCGTCAGTCGCGGCGCTGTGCCAGCTCGCGGAAGCTGCCCACGACCTCCTGCGCCAGCACTTCGCCCACCCGGTTCAAGGTGGGGCGGCGGATCAGCCCGATGTGGTAATCGCCCAGCGGTGGCAGGCCGTGCTCCGGGCCGAGCGTCTGCAACGGGGCGTGCACCAGGCTGGCGGGAAAGGGGGCGACGGCGAGATCGGCCAGCAGCGCCGCTTCCTGCCCCGCGCAGTGCTCGCTGGTATAGGCGACGCGGTAGCTGATGTCGGCGGCATCCAGTGCTGTCAGCGCCATGGCGCGCCAGGCGCAGCCATGGCTGGCCAGCGACACCGGTAGCGGCGTGGACTGCGAAGCGACGCCGCCCTCGCGGCCGGCCCAGACCAGGGGCTCGGTGTGTACGATCTCACGCCGTGCGGATTCCATGTCGGTGTTGCCGAGGGTCACCAGCGCCAGATCCAGCTCGCCGGCATCGAGGCGCCGGATGAGGTCGCGACTGCGGCCGCCGATGACGTCCACCTCCACGGCTGGATAGGCGCGCGCGAAGTGCGTGAGCAGGCGCGGCAGGATGCGCGTGCCGACGTCATCCGGCGTACCGATGCGCACCGTGCCTTCCAGCGCCGGCGCCAGGAAATGCGAGACCGCTTCCTCGTTGAGCTTGAGCAGGCGGCGCCCGTAGCTCAGCAGCGTTTCTCCGGCGGGCGTCAGGCGCACGTGGCGCGCGTCGCGCACGAAGAGCGTGTTGTCCAGCACTTCTTCCAGACGCTTGATCTGCATGCTCAGCGCCGCGGGCGTGCGGTGCACCCGTTCCGCTGCCCGACTGAAGCTGCCGCTCTCGGCGATGGCGACGAAGCTGCGCAGCACGGCGGCGTCGAGCAGTGGAAGCGCACCGGATCGCGACAGTGGTGGGGGTGAATCGGCCATGGGAATGCTATAAGAAAAACTTAATCATTATTGTAGAACTATTAGCTGGACTGAATCCATCCCGAGCCACATCCTTGTCGACATCACGGCGCCGGCCGAATGCCGAGCGTTGTCCGTACCGACAAGGAGACCGTCATGTCCCAGCAGAAGCAATCCACGAAAAGCCTGTCCCGTACGCAGCAGTTGCCCGACTTCCGGATGCCGGCGATGCCCCCGCTGGAGCTATTCGCGGCCATCGACCGTGGTATCCGGGCACTCATCCGCCGTCGGCGCCTGAATCGGCAGTTGCGCTGCGACGCCCGCCTGCTGGACGACATCGGGCACAGCGACAGCTCACTGCGCGACGCCATGAAGCCTCGTGCCGGAGCCGGCAGCGATCCGGTCGGACGCGCGCGATCCTGAAGCGCCGTCGCCGCGCGCGACGGCAGTGCCATGGCGTGCTACAAAATGGCTGAAGCCACGCCAGGATGGAATCATGAAGGGAGCATGTCTTTGTGGTGCCGTGACGGTCACGGTTCCGGACAACACCCAGATCAGCGCCTGTCATTGCGGCATGTGCCGCCGCTGGGGTGGTGGCCCGCTGCTGGTGGTGCACTGTGGATCCAATGTGCAGGTCGCGGGCGCCGATGCGGTCACGACTTTCGCATCCTCTGATTGGGCCGAGCGCGCCTTCTGCTCTCGCTGCGGCACGCATCTCTACTACCGGTTCGTGCCGGCCGACGAATACGCGCTGTCCGCCGGCCTGTTCCAGGACGGGCCGGAGCTGATGCTCGAGGAGGAGATCTACATCGACAGCAAGCCTTCCGGGTACGCATTCGCTGGCGACGCCCAGAAGCTGACCGAAGCGCAGGTGATGGCGAAGTACGCGCCGGATTGAGGCGGTGCCGCCGACGAGCAGCCCGCTTTTCCCCGGATCGGCGGCGGCCGTATCGATGTTGCGCAGCAGGCTGCCCACCATGCGATAAACCGCGCTAATATTGAACCCTCGTTCATTCGAATAAGAAGGGAGACCGATGACCGCCTTGACCGCTGTTCTGCTGTTCGCCACCTGGACACTGCTGCTCGCACTGTTCTACGCCCTGCCGCGTGTGCCGCGTGTGCTGCTTGGCCAGCAGCGCGCCGACGCCTGGACCCGCGGCAATGCGCCGGTGGATCCGCCGATCCTGATCCGTGCGCAGCACGCGCACTACAACTGCCTGGAGACGCTGCCGGTCTTCGCCGCGGTGGTCCTCGCTGCGGCCGTGATGGGCCAGGAAGCAGCGCTGGCTGGTCTGGCCGCGTGGGTGCTCTATCTGCGCGTCGGCCAGAGTGTTGTGCACCTGATCGGCACTTCCTTCCTGCTGGTGCTGATCCGCGCGACGCTCTTCATCGTCCAGCTCCTGCTTATCCTCGCCATGGTCTGGAAGCTGCTGGCCTAGTAGTGTGCCGCCGTCTCGGTGGCGCGGCATACCCGAGACAAGCGCAACGCCCCACGCCGACCGAAGAGCCGGCGTGGGGCGTCGGCGTGTCCGGCCCCGAGGTTTTCTATGCGCGGTGGTTGTCGGTCCCGGGGGGCGCATCCTCCGGCACGATGCGAACCGGCATCGGCGCTGTCTGTGAGCCGGCGTAGAGCGAGCGATGCGGGAAGGGAATCTCAATACCGGCGGCGTCGAAGGCGTGCTTTATGTCCGCGAAGATGGCCGTGCGCATTTCCAGGAAGTTCTCGCGCAGCGCCCATACCGAGAACTGGAGGGTCATCGCCGAGTCGCCGAAGCCGGTGAAGATGAACAGCGGCTCCGGCTCGTCCAGGCACAGCGGGTTGGATTCGGCGGTGCGCTTGAGCACATCGTGAACGTGCGCGATGTCCTCGTGATAGGCCACGCCCAGCTGCATGTCGAAACGCCGGATGGGAAAGCGCGTCAGGGTGGTGACCTCGCTCTTGATCAGTGTCTCGTTCGGGATGCGCACGAAGAGGTTGTCGAAGGTGCGCAGCTTCACTGACAGCAAGTCCACTGACAGCACCTCGCCGGTGGTGTCGTTGACCTTGATGATGTCGCCGATCGAGAAGGAGCGCTCGCCGAGCAGGAAAAGACCACTAATGAGGTTCGATGCCGAGGTCTGCGAAGCGAAGCCGAGCGCGATGGAGAAGATGCCGAGCGCGCCGAAGAGCACCGCGAGCTTGAAGCCCAGTTGATGGAGCGCGGTGGCAAGGAAGATGCCGAGGATGCCGTAGAAGACCGTGCGGCGAAGCAGCATGAGCTGGTGTTGGTGCAGGCGGTGACCCAGCAGGCGGGATGGCAGCGCCCGCGCCAGGCGCGCCAGCAGAAGCCCGACCAGGACGAGCACCACGGCTTGCATGACTTGCACGGCGCGTTCATGGGCGGCGAAATCGAGTAGCTGCTGCAGCACGATGGTCTCCGGTCCTATTCGCGGAAGATGCGGCTGAAGGCGCGTATGGCGGCGCCCCGCGTCGATGGCGTGCGCGCTTCAGCGACGGCTTCGGCGTTCGGCGCCTCGGCTGGCGCGCCGCCGCCCACGCGCAGCGCTGCTACATCGTTGTCGTCATCCCGCTCCAGCGTCAGGCTTTGCGTCCAGAGTCCGTGCTGCTCGTCTGCGTAAAGGCCGAGTGCCGGCACGGGCAGGCTTAGCTTCTCCAGTGACAAGGGCGTAGGCGCGCGATTACGGATATGCACCGGGCTGATCGCACGGTTCGGCCGGCGTGGCAGCTCCGCGAGCACGGTGCGCGCGCTGGTACGCGCGGCATAGCAGACCTTGCCCTCGCGGGTATTCGGGCCGAACCAGCTGTCGGAGAGGCGTAGCGTCTGGATCTCGCAGAGTGGTTCCGCGTTGTCGCCGACGCAGAGGCTGAGGCTCAGCGGCGTGCTGATGTATAGCGTCGTCGACTCCCCGCTGGGCAGAAAGACCGGTTCCAGCGTGCGCACTACGATCGGGCGGTCCAGCAATCCCGGCTGCAGGCGCACAATGTCGGTCTCGGGGTCGAGAACATGGCGCTGGCGGTTGTCCTCGGGCGGTGGGGCGTCACTCTCGCTCAGCGCCAGGCGCATGCTGTGTACATCGTCGTCGCGCTGCCAGGCGACGATCCAGGCGTCGTGGCTGTGCTGCATCCAAACCCGGAGCGGACCGATGACGGCCTCCAGCGTGCGGCCCTTGCTCAGCGTTCTCGGTGCCCACCACGCCTGCTCGATGTCGTTCACGCCAGCGGTCCTTCTCATTCGAGCCGTCATTTCAGCGTGGCATCTTCGCATGCCGTCACGTTGCGTGGCCGGTAAGCTGCGCGAATGCAGGATACGAGAAACGGTGACGCGTGAGCGCGCCGGCACGCATCGCGATTGTCGGCAGCGGCATTGCCGGGCTCAGCGCTGCCTGGCTGCTCGGGCGCGAGCACGAGGTGACGCTGTTCGAGCGTCACGACGCGCCGGGGATGAGCGCCTTCAATGTCAGCGTGGAGACGGCGGCCGGCACGCAGCGCGTGGATGTGCCCTTGCGTGTCTTCAAGGCGGGCTACTACGCGAATCTTTGCGCCCTGTATCGCGCCGCCGGAGTTGCCATGCAGGCTTCGGATCATGCCGCAGTCTTCTACCGCGCCGGCGAGGACCTGCCCTATTTCCGCTACCGCAATCTGCATCTGGGGCGCTGGTCGCTGCCGCTGGTGGGGCTACGGAATGTTAGCGGGTTGGCGATCGCGCGCGAGGTGCTTCGCTTCCAGCGTCAGGGGCGCGCCGATCTCTCGGCGGGCAGGGCGGCAGGGCTCAGCCTTGACGGCTATCTGGAGGCGCATCCCTTCAGCGAAGCCTTCGTCGAAGGCGTGCTGCTGCCCACCTTCGCGGCCATCGCGACTTGCGGCTACGCCGATGTTCGCCGCTATCCAGCCGAAGCCATTATCGAATTCTTCACCCACGGTTCGCTGCTCAGCGGGATCTGGCGGGCGCGTTTCGGGGCGGATGACGCCATCGCGCGACTGCTGGCTCCCGCCCGGGCAGTGCGCTGCCACAGCGAAGTCGTGGCGATCCATTCGGAGCCGGACGGTATTCGCGTGCGGATGGCCGACGGCAGCGAGCAGCATTTCGACCACGTCGTGCTCGCCGTTCAGGCCCATCAAGCGCGAAAGCTGGTGGCCGACCACGACCCGAAGGCCGCGGCGCTGCTGGCACGCATTCTCCACGCCGCCAGCGAAGTCGTCGTGCATTCCGCGTCGGAGACGATTCCGGGCGGGGTCACGCCCGGCTCGCCGGTGAGCTATCTGGTGGCGGAGGCGCACGCGGCGCCCATGGCGAGCATCCATCTCAACGCCGTCGTTCCGGCACTGAAGACTGAGCCGCCGCTGTTCCAGACATGGAACCCATTGCGCGAGCCGCGCGCCGACGCGGTGCTGGGCCGTGCTCGCTTCGAGCGGCCGCTGGTCACCCTCGATAGCCAGGCCGCGGTCGCGGAGCTGGTCGCACTGCAGTCCGAAGGGCAGCGGCGGCTGCATTACTGCGGCTCCTACGCCATGCCCGGCATTCCCCTGCTGGAGAGCGCCGTGCGTTCGGCGATGGCGGTTGCCGAGTGTCTGGGTACGCCCGCGCCGTGGGCGGACTCCGGCCCGGACTGAGTCCGGAAGGGCCACGCCTGTCGGTGATCCAGCGAAGGTATGCTGGCGTGAATGCTGTGTCGAGAACCCGCGATGTTCCTGCGCCTTCGTTATCCGATCCTCGCCCTCCTGCTGCTCGGCCTGGCCGCCTGTGGCGGCGATGATGGTGGTCCGTCTGCTGCCGCGGAGCCGCCGCTGGAAACCAGCGTGGAGGCCCGCGACGCGGCGTTGAACTGTACCGAATTCAGCAATCCTGACAGGCCGCCGGTGCTGCTCGTCCACGGCACCTTCACCTCCGGCACCGAGCAGCACACCGCCTTCTACACACCGCAGCTGGTCGAACGCGGCTTCGACGTCTGCATCGTCACCTATCCTGACCGCGGTCTGGGCGATATGCAGGTCTCGGCCGAGTACATCGTTCACGCCCTGCGCGAGATCCACGCCGAGACCGGTCGCAAGGTGGCGATGATCGGGCACAGTCAGGGCGCGCTGATGCCGCGCTGGGCGATCAAGTACTGGGCGTCGGCGCG of Algiphilus aromaticivorans DG1253 contains these proteins:
- a CDS encoding LysR family transcriptional regulator: MSDHLSELRSFAAILDTGSIAGAARRLGVSAAVVSRRLARLERRLGTRLIQRTTRSLTPTDAGAAFHVRCARILAELTDAEDEAASGSRTVSGTLRVTSTVAFARRLAPLLKEFQNEHPALHVQLHASDAVMPLVEGGFDLAVRFGALSDSSLIARPLAANRRVICATPEYLARRGWPRSPADLSAHDCVRMGDPPQSHWRFADGTSIPVSGPLASSDGDIAHQWALQGAGLVLKSIWDVHEDVAAGRLEVVLPEHPLPASPVHAVYPHRRFSPAKLRLCIAHIGDALIRRATVMGLPAAAR
- a CDS encoding GNAT family N-acetyltransferase; the encoded protein is MPDLVAWRSRLARLQVLVAEADNALAGFIGFSTDGHIDLLYTAPEYARRGVASALYGETERRLSASGVRVLCTEASLVAAPFFSLQGFTVAAHQRISASARQRVSASCVAAWP
- a CDS encoding MAPEG family protein, whose amino-acid sequence is MTALTAVLLFATWTLLLALFYALPRVPRVLLGQQRADAWTRGNAPVDPPILIRAQHAHYNCLETLPVFAAVVLAAAVMGQEAALAGLAAWVLYLRVGQSVVHLIGTSFLLVLIRATLFIVQLLLILAMVWKLLA
- a CDS encoding M1 family aminopeptidase, with the translated sequence MATHRVGIVVFENAEVLDFCGPFEVFSVTRLDEDQRRTTASPFEVVLVAESTRPVRANGGMTVVPDYAFADCPRLDILLVPGGWGTRAQIANTHTRAASSSMPEGRAWPAAAALLLAVAGCSSDSDVGSDSEPPPARENWQRALLHTDLELDLATMTGRAVISVADGEAPGASWAVGGLDIHAVRGADGPLTYRVRDGRLDVGVPDTGAPVVVTIDYRFAAQEAFEGWMAGAGLSFLWPAFCSNLFPCRPAPAEGQTYTLAINGVAEGDTAVYPATIPAPAPAYMPAVAVGPFTELDLGTTQAGTRLKAWYPAAAASAAATGTAHLVAVMDFYEQTYGPYRYGDVAGSVSAAWEAGFGGMEHHPFWHVAADAMDEPEVHAHEAAHGWFGNGVRMACWEDFVLSEGTVSYMAARALGRQGVDIWPEYDCRLQRICHDEQRNTVARPDGCNAITLDEHPLWSQVPYMKGARFFREVAALVGAGPLDAALADFHQRHVGDAARMEELIAELQAAFPSEAMAIAELADGWLRQRACPAIPDRDCPAG
- a CDS encoding GFA family protein, producing the protein MKGACLCGAVTVTVPDNTQISACHCGMCRRWGGGPLLVVHCGSNVQVAGADAVTTFASSDWAERAFCSRCGTHLYYRFVPADEYALSAGLFQDGPELMLEEEIYIDSKPSGYAFAGDAQKLTEAQVMAKYAPD
- a CDS encoding mechanosensitive ion channel family protein, whose product is MLQQLLDFAAHERAVQVMQAVVLVLVGLLLARLARALPSRLLGHRLHQHQLMLLRRTVFYGILGIFLATALHQLGFKLAVLFGALGIFSIALGFASQTSASNLISGLFLLGERSFSIGDIIKVNDTTGEVLSVDLLSVKLRTFDNLFVRIPNETLIKSEVTTLTRFPIRRFDMQLGVAYHEDIAHVHDVLKRTAESNPLCLDEPEPLFIFTGFGDSAMTLQFSVWALRENFLEMRTAIFADIKHAFDAAGIEIPFPHRSLYAGSQTAPMPVRIVPEDAPPGTDNHRA
- a CDS encoding SDR family NAD(P)-dependent oxidoreductase, which produces MRIDLSGCTALVTGSTGGIGFAVATGLACAGATVVINGRQQARVAAAVERLRSAVPDASVRGVAADVGTAQGCDALLAAEPSVDILINNAGVFGPQDFFETPDSEWQRFLEVNVLSGVRLSRAYAPGMVERGWGRVIFISSESALNIPADMIHYGVTKTANLAVSRGLAKRLAGTGVTVNAVLPGPTLSEGVQAMLEGQVDGRSIEAVATDFVRSERPSSIIGRAASVEEVANMVVYVASPQASASTGAALRVDGGVVDTIA
- a CDS encoding LysR family transcriptional regulator; translated protein: MADSPPPLSRSGALPLLDAAVLRSFVAIAESGSFSRAAERVHRTPAALSMQIKRLEEVLDNTLFVRDARHVRLTPAGETLLSYGRRLLKLNEEAVSHFLAPALEGTVRIGTPDDVGTRILPRLLTHFARAYPAVEVDVIGGRSRDLIRRLDAGELDLALVTLGNTDMESARREIVHTEPLVWAGREGGVASQSTPLPVSLASHGCAWRAMALTALDAADISYRVAYTSEHCAGQEAALLADLAVAPFPASLVHAPLQTLGPEHGLPPLGDYHIGLIRRPTLNRVGEVLAQEVVGSFRELAQRRD
- a CDS encoding FAD-dependent oxidoreductase translates to MSAPARIAIVGSGIAGLSAAWLLGREHEVTLFERHDAPGMSAFNVSVETAAGTQRVDVPLRVFKAGYYANLCALYRAAGVAMQASDHAAVFYRAGEDLPYFRYRNLHLGRWSLPLVGLRNVSGLAIAREVLRFQRQGRADLSAGRAAGLSLDGYLEAHPFSEAFVEGVLLPTFAAIATCGYADVRRYPAEAIIEFFTHGSLLSGIWRARFGADDAIARLLAPARAVRCHSEVVAIHSEPDGIRVRMADGSEQHFDHVVLAVQAHQARKLVADHDPKAAALLARILHAASEVVVHSASETIPGGVTPGSPVSYLVAEAHAAPMASIHLNAVVPALKTEPPLFQTWNPLREPRADAVLGRARFERPLVTLDSQAAVAELVALQSEGQRRLHYCGSYAMPGIPLLESAVRSAMAVAECLGTPAPWADSGPD